In Rhinolophus sinicus isolate RSC01 linkage group LG17, ASM3656204v1, whole genome shotgun sequence, one DNA window encodes the following:
- the LOC141569379 gene encoding uncharacterized protein LOC141569379, which yields MEKPLSTGRSKSTRNRSPLQARCPRGPCPERSARTEDAESRSESPAGIERDRLIRAHAGPAHGSRAAHLHPGPARPCAFARVGPGSRTRRLSPRTRSTVAFKGSESWHLKRSVGRAGEKKDLSRKGEERKKPGLVRDLNPGPLAPEARIIPLDQRAALGSPPPGRALQPRSASRRASVLTPTRDPSSLRGRSLRGLGCGALPAVRKRSGEPGRPLRSGAARGPRAPHLRPRRLPGARDRPAFLPAGRLRAGTLSQEGAGPASGSPPPAVAPCGERPHLQLGPPFLRPPRASIAALRPPLTPPSVRQACALAGPRPAPIPAPRPQATPLTVPSLERCARVELAGHS from the exons ATGGAGAAACCACTGAGCACGGGACGTAGCAAGTCCACTCGCAATCGCAGCCCTTTGCAGGCGCGGTGCCCACGCGGGCCGTGTCCGGAGCGGAGCGCACGTACCGAGGACGCAGAGTCCCGCTCTGAGTCCCCCGCAGGGATCGAACGAGATCGACTCATCCGTGCCCACGCGGGGCCGGCCCACGGCAGCCGGGCCGCGCACCTTCACCCCGGCCCCGCTCGCCCGTGCGCCTTCGCTCGCGTGGGCCCCGGATCCCGCACCAGGCGTCTTTCTCCGCGCAC GCGATCGACAGTAGCGTTCAAGGGGTCGGAATCGTGGCATTTAAAACGCTCAGTGGGACGCGCGGGGGAGAAAAAGGACCTTTCACGGAAGGGCGAAGAGAGGAAAAAGCCTGGGCTCGTCCGGGATTTGAACCCGGGACCTCTCGCACCCGAAGCGAGAATCATACCCCTAGACCAACGAGCCGCTCTCGGCAGCCCGCCTCCCGGCCGCGCCCTTCAGCCTCGCTCCGCGTCTCGCCGCGCTTCCGTCCTGACCCCGACCCGCGACCCTTCCTCGCTGCGGGGCCGCTCCCTTCGGGGTCTCGGGTGCGGAGCCCTTCCCGCCGTGCGGAAGCGGAGCGGGGAGCCGGGGCGCCCGTTGCGGAGCGGAGCTGCTCGTGGCCCCCGGGCTCCGCACCTCCGCCCGCGCCGCCTTCCGGGAGCCCGGGATCGCCCGGCCTTTCTACCTGCGGGGCGGCTGCGCGCGGGGACCCTGAGCCAGGAGGGCGCAGGCCCGGCCTCTGGGAGCCCGCCGCCAGCTGTCGCCCCTTGCGGGGAGCGTCCCCATCTTCAGCTCGGACCGCCCTTTCTGCGCCCCCCGCGCGCCTCCATCGCTGCGCTGCGCCCCCCGCTCACACCGCCCTCCGTGCGCCAGGCGTGCGCCCTGGCCGGTCCCCGCCCTGCGCCCATCCCCGCCCCGCGTCCCCAGGCGACCCCACTG ACCGTGCCGTCTCTGGAACGCTGTGCACGCGTGGAACTCGCTGGACATTCCTAA